Genomic window (Polaribacter batillariae):
CTAATATTCATGAACATTTTTCAAGAACAAAACCTTCTAGAATTCAGTGAATACTTCCAAACCGATGGTAAGTGTAAAGAATATTTAGCGAATATTAAATGGAAAAATGGATTTAAATGTGTTAAATGCAATCACATCGCAAGTCAAATCCGTAAAGATTTTTCACGTACTTGTAATAAATGCAGTCATACAGAAACAGCCTCTGCAAACACCTTATTCCATAAGGTAAAATTCGGTTTACGCAAAGCATTTTTTATTTGTTTTGAAATGACTACAGCTAAAAAAATAGCTGCAAGTCATATAAGTACTCGTTATGGCGTTACAGAAAAAACAGCGCGTTTATTTATGTATAAAGTTCGAGAAGCAATGAAAGTTAGTGAAAATTATTTAACGGACGGCACAGTCCATATCGATGAATTTGTAATCTATAGAAGAGCAAAATACAAGCCTCGCAGGAAGTTATAATCGTAAAAAAAAAATCACAGATAAAGGAAGATTAAGAATATAGGTGCTACTACAAATAAATCATCTTTCAACAAAAGAATTAGAAGAAATAGTGTAACAAACATATTCATAAACTAATTGAAAGAATCGTGAAATCTAATAAAATTTATCAATCTAAAATATATGTTTGTAACCTGAGTTCGATTAATAAATTGTCAACTGATTAGACTTTACAGTCTGATATTTTATAGCAGGTTTTTTTGGTAAAAAGCTATATGCAATAAGACCTGCGATTATGTTTGACAAGAAATTAGTAAAACTTCTATGTCTAGAATGTTCAATTTGACAAATATTTTTGAGTTCGTCATTTACGGTTTCAATAACAGAGCGTTTACGCAGTAAAATTTTATCACTCATTGTCATTAAAGAATTCTTCATATTGTTTTTAATATGAGTAATTAAATGCAATCCATCAGCAAAAAGTAACTGCATTAAATCTTTTCCAACATAACCTTTGTCCGCATATAACTTACCATAAATTTTATCTAAAAAAGACTTCTTTTTTAATGGCGTTCTATCATCAACATTAGCTTGGGTTATGCAGAAGTTTAGGATTTCACCTTTATCATTTATAACGATATGCAATTTAAAGCCATGGAACCATCCTATAGTGGATTTTCCAGTGGTTGCAATGCCTTTAAATACTTTATTATTCTTAATTCGTTTGGGGCTGCAAACTCTAACAGGTGTAGAATCTACAAAAGAAATACCCGTAGAATTACCTAAACAACATGTCTTTAAAAATAAAGTCATTGGCATGAGGTTTTGCTGCATGAGTTCTGTAAATCTATTGTATGAAACTGTAGCTGGGAAATCATCTTGCATATGCTTTTGCAAGTAATACACGTAAAAGTGTTTAAAGGTCCTAAAACCACTAAGCTGAAACAAAATGGTAATGGTAATTACCTCGCTATTTGACATAACACTGGGACGTTTTGATGGATTGCCTAAAAGGTGTTTACTTACTATTTGGTCATATTCTTTACAAAATTCATCAACAAGACAGAAAATTTCAGTAATTTTTTACTAGAAAAAAATGCCTAAATTTTAATCGAACTCAGGTTTTGTAACTACCGATATCAAAAAAAATAGAAGATACACCTTAAACAAGTTAAAAAAATATAGCTACAAAATCATCAATATTGGTAGGTAAAATCGTCATTTTAAAAAAATGAAGAAAATACAACTTAAAATAGCACAAAAAAACTACTCAAATAAGTGGTAGATATTCACATATTTGTAATATCAAGAATATAAATACACAAATTTAAATAGTTTAAAAACGAATGAGTTCAAGAAGAAATTTTATTAAAAAATCGGTTGTTGCTGGCGCAGGAATAACAATGGTTCCAAATTTAAGTTTTGGAAATAACAAATTAAACAAAGACGAAAAACTTAAAGTAGGTTTAATTGGAGTTGGTTTAAGGGGAATGAATCACCTAAACAACTTATTACATAGAGACGATGTAGAAGTTACAGCAATTTGCGATATCGACCCCAATAGAATTCCTCTTGCACTAAAAAGATTCGAAAAAGCTGGAAAGAAAAAACCAAAAGTTTTTGGCAAAGGAGAATACGATTATCGAAATCTTTTAGATTCGAAAGATGTTTCTGCTACAATTATAGCAACTCCTTGGTTATGGCATACACGCATGGCAAAAGACAGCATGAAGGCTGGTAAATATACTGGCTTAGAAGTATCTGCAGCAAATACTATGGAAGAATGTTGGGATTTGGTAAACGTACATGAAGAAACAGGTTCGCATTTAATGATTCTAGAAAACGTTAATTACAGAAGAGACGTTTTAGCGGTATTAAATATGGTAAAACAAAATGTATTTGGCGAAATGGTTCACTTTAGATGTGGTTACCAGCACGATTTGCGTTTTGTAAAGTTAAATGACGGGAAGACTGCCTATGGAAAAGGAGTTGAATTTGGCGAAAAAGGAATTTCTGAATCTGCTTGGAGAACACAGCATTCTTTATTAAGAAATGCAGATGTTTATCCTACACATGGTGTTGGCCCAATTGCGGCAATGATAGACATTAATAGAGGAAACAGATTTACTTCTATTTCTTCAAATGCATCAAAAGGAATAGGTTTGCATAACTATATTGTTAAAAATGGAGGAAAAGACCATCCAAATGCAAAATTAAAGTTCAAACAAGGAGATGTTATTACTTCCACCATAGAAACTGCTAACGGAGAAACCATTATTGTAACTCACGATTGTAATTTGCCTAGACCTTATTCTTTAGGATTTAGAGTACAAGGTGCAAATGGTTTATGGGAAGTAGATGGCAACAGAATTTATATCGAAGGAAAATCGAAACCACACAAATGGGATGATGCTTCTGAATGGTTAAAGAAATACGACCATCCACTATGGAAAAAATATGGAGAAAAAGCAATGGGAGCTGGCCATGGAGGAATGGATTTCTTTGTAATTAATTCTTTTGTAGCATCTGCAAAACAAAACATTGCCCCGCCAATGGATGCTTACGACGCTGCAGCTTGGAGTTCCATTACACCACTTTCTGAATTATCAATTGAAAACAATGGAGAGCCACAAAACTTTCCAGACTTTACAAGAGGCAATTGGGTAAAAAGGAAACCTTATAAGTGGATAAAAGATACATATTAATACCTTTTTTTACAGTAATTTTAAAATGGTAAATGTTATAAAAATCAAATAACTCAATAATTAACAATCAATTTATGAAACAGCAATTTTTTAGAAAACTGTTATTTGTTCTACTTCTGGTTACTTATTCTGTAAGCGGTCAAACAAAAACAATTACAGGTAAAGTGTTAGATGAAACTGGACAGCCTCTTCCAGGAGCTTCAATTTTAGTAAAAGGGTCAACAAATGGTACTTCTTCTGATTTTGATGGAAAATTTAAAATCATGTCAAAACCTACAGACATTCTTTTAATTTCATACATAGGTTATGTAACAAAAGAAGTAGTAATCTCAGGAAAATCTACTATTTCTGTTACCCTAGAGCCTGGAGCTCAAGCCTTAGATGAAATTGTGGTTGTGGGGTTTGGTACTCAAAAGAAATCGAACGTAACTGGTGCAAATTCCTTTGTAAAAATGGATAAAATTGTATCAGATAGACCAATTACCAATGCTGCAGAAGCCTTGCAGGGTATTGCTGCAGGTCTGCAAGTTACTGTATCTTCTGGACAGCCAGGTTCTGAAGGTGTTGGCTTAAACATTCGTGGTAC
Coding sequences:
- a CDS encoding IS982 family transposase, with amino-acid sequence MTEIFCLVDEFCKEYDQIVSKHLLGNPSKRPSVMSNSEVITITILFQLSGFRTFKHFYVYYLQKHMQDDFPATVSYNRFTELMQQNLMPMTLFLKTCCLGNSTGISFVDSTPVRVCSPKRIKNNKVFKGIATTGKSTIGWFHGFKLHIVINDKGEILNFCITQANVDDRTPLKKKSFLDKIYGKLYADKGYVGKDLMQLLFADGLHLITHIKNNMKNSLMTMSDKILLRKRSVIETVNDELKNICQIEHSRHRSFTNFLSNIIAGLIAYSFLPKKPAIKYQTVKSNQLTIY
- a CDS encoding Gfo/Idh/MocA family protein, with the protein product MSSRRNFIKKSVVAGAGITMVPNLSFGNNKLNKDEKLKVGLIGVGLRGMNHLNNLLHRDDVEVTAICDIDPNRIPLALKRFEKAGKKKPKVFGKGEYDYRNLLDSKDVSATIIATPWLWHTRMAKDSMKAGKYTGLEVSAANTMEECWDLVNVHEETGSHLMILENVNYRRDVLAVLNMVKQNVFGEMVHFRCGYQHDLRFVKLNDGKTAYGKGVEFGEKGISESAWRTQHSLLRNADVYPTHGVGPIAAMIDINRGNRFTSISSNASKGIGLHNYIVKNGGKDHPNAKLKFKQGDVITSTIETANGETIIVTHDCNLPRPYSLGFRVQGANGLWEVDGNRIYIEGKSKPHKWDDASEWLKKYDHPLWKKYGEKAMGAGHGGMDFFVINSFVASAKQNIAPPMDAYDAAAWSSITPLSELSIENNGEPQNFPDFTRGNWVKRKPYKWIKDTY